GAGGGGCAAGGGAATGTTCTCACCGGCCAACCAGGCTCATTTCAATCTGACCATCGATGGCGCGGACAGCGATTTTCAGGTGCTGTCGTTCACCGGTCGGGAGGCCCTCAACACCCCCTTCGAATTCGAGCTGGAGCTGGTCAGCGAAAAGGCCTCGATCAACCTCGAAAGCCTGCTGCACAAACTGGCGTTTCTTCAGCTGTCGCCGAGCGGAAGCGGCATTCACGGGCTGATCTACAGCATCGCCCAGGGCGAGGCGGGCAAGCGTCTGACCCGCTACAAGATTTCCCTGCGTCCGCAACTTTCCTACCTCGCACACCGCTTCAACCAGCGCATCTTCCAGCAGATGACCGTGCAGCAGATCATCAGCCAGGTGCTGGAAGAGCACGGCATTCTCGCCAGCGATTACCACTTCCAGCTGAGCGCGGTTTATCCCGAGCGCATCTACTGCACGCAGTACGACGAATCAGACCTGCATTTCGTCCAGCGTCTGTGCGAAGAGGAGGGGATTCACTACCACTTCCAGCATACGTCCAGCGGCCACAAACTGACCTTCGGCGATGACCAGACGGTGTTCCCGAAACTCGCGCCGGTGGCCTATCAGCAGGACTCCGGGCTGGTGGCGGACAAACCGGTGGTCAAGCGTTTCGGCCTGCGCCTGGCCACGCGTACCAGCCGCACCACGCGGCGCGATTACGACTTCGTCAAACCGAAGATCGAGCTGGAAAGCGACGCCAAAAGTAGCGCCCAGCCGGACCTGGAAGACTACGATTACCCGGGCCGTTTCGTGGACCGCGAGCGCGGCAAGCACTTGGCCAACCGCAACCTCGAACGCCACCGCAGCGACTATCGCCTGGCCGAGGGCAACAGCGACCAGCCGATTCTGGTCACCGGGCATTTTCTGGCCCTGACCGACCACGCCAACCCGACGTGGAACGACCTGTGGCTGCTCACGGAAATCTTTCACGAAGGCAAGCAGCCGCAAGTGCTGGAAGAGTCGGTCACCAGCGACACCACCGACGACAAGGACGATTTCCATCAGGGCTATCGCAACCGTTTCAGCGCGATCCCGTGGGACGTGCCGTACCGTCCGCCGCTGGATCACCCGAAACCCAAGGTTCTTGGTTCGCAAAGCGCCGTGGTCACCGGCCCGGAAGGCGAAGAGATCTTCTGCGACCAGTACGGCCGGGTGAAGGTGCAATTCTTCTGGGACCGCGAAGGCCAGCACGACGACAAGACCACCTGCTGGATGCGCGTGGCCTCCAGTTGGGCCGCTGAAACCTTTGGCTCAATCAACATTCCGCGGGTCGGCATGGAAGTGCTGATCACCTTCCTCGAAGGCGATCCCGACCAGCCGCTGATCACCGGTTGCCTGTACCACGGCGCCAACCTGCCGCCGTACAAACTGCCGGACTTCAAGACCCTGGCCACGGTCAAGAGCAAGGAATACAAGGGCAGCCGCGCCAACGAACTGCGCATCGACGACACCACTAGCGAGATCAGCATCGCGCTGCGCAGTGATCACGGTGCGAGCGCGATCAACCTCGGTTACCTGACTCATCCACGTCCTTCAGGTGGGCAGCCGCGCGGTGAAGGTTTTGAGTTAAGAACCGACCGCCATGGCGCCGTGCGTGCCGGTGCCGGTCTGCTGATCACCACCGAGCCGCGCCCCAACGAATCGAAACACCACAAGGACCTGCCGGAAACCGCCGAACGCCTGGCCACGGCCAGCGATCAACAGGACGGTTTCGCCACGCAGGCCAAAGAGCTTCAGGCTCAAGAGGCGGGTGATCAGGACGACGTGGCCAAAGCCCTGCACGCGCAGCATCAAGGCGTACTCGGCAGCGGTCCGGCGAACCTCACCGCCAACGAGTTCCCCGAATTCACCGAACCGCATCTGGTGTTGGCGAGCCCGGCCGGCATCGCCCTGACCACACCGCGCTCCAGCCACATTGCCACCGGCGAACACCTGGCGCTGAGCAGCACCGGGCACACCAGTTTCTCCATCGGCAAACGCCTGCTCGCGAGCGCCAGTCGCGGCATGCGCCTGTTCGTGCAGAGCATGGGCTGGCGACTGGTGGCAGCCTCCGGCGACATCGACGTCAAGGCGCTCAAGGACAGCATCAACCTGCTGGCCAAACTCAACATCACCGCCAACGCCGACCGCATCACCATCACCGCCAAGACCGAACTGGTGATCCAGGGCGGCGGCAGCGCCACGACCTACAACGCCGGCGGCATCACCCACGCCACCAGCGGCCCGTACACCGCGCATGCGGCGAACTTCGCCTACACCGGGGCGAAATCCCTGGCCGGCGTGTTCCCGGAACCGCCGAAACCGGGCAAGGGCAACCTCGAATTGTTCAACCAGTACGCCGGGCGCCAGGGCATCAAGGACGGTGATTACGAAGTCATCGATGCGCTGGGCAAAAGCATCAAGGGCAAGCTCGACGGCAAGGGTTTTGCCAGTGTTTCCGGTGCTGCACCGGGGCCGGCGCGGGTGTTGTTCGGCAAGGATCCGGCAGACACCTGGAGTGAAGGCAGCTACATCGGCAAGCCGGAATGGCCGTTGAGTCCGCCGGGTGCCGAAGATGTGCCGAGTCAGGTGCAGGCGATGGTGGCGCAGGCGCTGCCGAGCAAGAACTGGGACATGTTGGAGAAGGGCAAGGAATTGGCACAGACAGGGATGGGTGCGATGCAAACGGCGCAGCAGGTGAAAGGCGTGATGCAGGGCGGGGTGGCTGGGCTGCCGAAACTGGCGAGTGCGGCGATGCCGAGTGCGTCGGGGATTCTCGGGGCGGCGAGCAAGAGTGGCAAGTTGCCGAGTCTGCCGGCGCCGGTGTTGCCGAAATCCTCACTTGAAACCCCTGGGCTGATTGCAAGTGAGATGCTGTCATGACTACCGCAAGCGCAACACAAAGCCGAGAGTCTCAAGTTGCTGTCGTGCCGCTCAATCAGATTCAAGTAGCGGATGTCGGACGCGATGCTGCCAAGTTCGAAGCATGGCTGCAGGAGGTCAGTGGCGGTTACGTCACCCTCGAGCGAATCAAGTATGTCGCCGGAGCCCTGCCGGTAGTCGGCAATATCATGGCACTGGTCGATGTCTTGAATGACATCGCTGTTTTATCCCGTAGTGAAAAGCGTGATCCGCTGGATTGGGTCAGTCTGGGCATCGACCTTATCGGTGTAATACCAGTGCCTGCGAACATGGCTGCGGCACGCATGAGCCTTCGACCGACGCTTTATCTGGTCCGGCAGGAAATGAAGGTGGCTGGCAAGGCTCTATTGGGCGATGCATTGATCAATGTGATTGCCGGTCACTTGAACGCAACGATTGTCGGCGAGATTGATCACTTCGTTAAGACCGCCCAATCCGCATTGCCTGATCTGCTGGATAAAGCCGGGCAAAAGGGTGAAGAGTTCCTCAAGCAGATTGCCACGGGATTGAACGCTGTTGTCGATGCTGATCTTGATGCTGGCGCTGACCTCAAGCGAGCAGGGAAAAAAATGGACGGTGTCGGAGGGCAACTCCTGCACGATCCCGGCAAGGCCATCAGCAATATTTTTGACGCAGCCTTCGATGTCTATAAGGCCGCAGGAAAGGGCGTAGTCAATAGCGCTGCAAAACATCTGTTGCCTCGGGAAGCCAAGAAGCTCGTTCACGATCAGACCAAAATACTGGTTGCCATGGGGCCGGAGCTAAAGGCTCAACTGAAAAAACTCAGCAATCCGAACATGCCGTTTTCTATTGGTGCGCTGCTGATCGTACTGACAAAGGCTGTCGAGGCCTGGAATCTGCGTAACAGGCGTGGTGTCGCCGGTCACGTGAAAGTCGGCGGAACAAGCCAGGCCAAGCACAGGGCAGGCGAGGGCAGAACCGAAGTCAGGAAAACGGAAGTACCGGCGAAGAAGAAACCCAATGCCGAAAAAAACGGTACCTGCCCGGGTACTTGCGACAGCATCAGCTTTGCAGTGGGCTCCGAAAGTATTGCTCACACGGATTTCAATCTGACCGGCCCGTTCCCGATCGAGTGGACGCGTATCTACAGCTCGGATCTGGATGCCTATGACCAAGGCGATTTGGGTGCACGATGGATCACTTCGTTCACCACACGATTCGACCTCGTTGACGGTGCCTTGCAGTTCTACGATGCGGATGGCCGCAGCCACGACTATCCATTGCCTAAGGTCGATCTGTTCCATTACGACGCGATCGAAAACCTCACAGTTGTCCGCGTCAGTGACGACAAGCTGTTGCTCTGCCGTGGTTTCGAACGCAAGGAAACCTATGTCCGTCGTGGCCAGCAGTTTCTATTAGTTGGTGTGGAGTTGCGCAGCGGCGCCGGCATCATGCTGCATTACGAGCATCGTTACGGTGACCGGACAGTACTGTCCGACCTGATTACGTACGAGGGGGATCCGGGCAAGGTGCATCTGCACCTCGGCACGATGATTGATGGACAAGGGCGCTTGACCGGACTCTGGGAAATCCGTGACGGTGAGCCTCTGCGTCAGCTTTGTTCCTATGTTTACGATTCGGCGGGCGATCTGGTTCAGGCACAAGATGAAAACGGTGCTGCATGGCGTTATCAGTACCAGCATCACCTGATCACCCGTTATACCGATCGCACCGGGCGCGGCATGAACCTGCAATGGCTGGGTCATGGTGCAGACGCCAAGGCCGTTCGTGAGTGGGCGGATGACGGTAGTTTCGATACCCGCCTGGAATGGGATGAAAACATTCGACTGGTGTACGTCACGGATGCGCTCGGTCATGAGACCTGGCATTACTTTGACAGTCTGGGTTACACCTACCGTATTCGGCACGCCGACGATCGCTCTGACTGGTTCTTCCGTGATAATGCAAAAAACGTGATCCGCCACGTCCGTGCCGATGGGCGCTCGGATCGCTACAGCTATGATGACCGAAGTAATCTTCTGGAACACATTCGCACCGATGACACGGTGGTCCACTTCGCCTACGACGATCTCGACCAACTGATCAAAATCAGCGATGCCGAGGGCGGGCAATGGACAAGGGCCTATGACGAGGCTGGCAACCTTGTCGAGAGCGTCGATCCACTGGGCAATAAGACCGAATATGCTTACAACCCGGCCGGGATGCCAACCTCTGTCAAAGATGCCAACGGCAATGAAAAGAAACTGGCCTACAACGCTTCCGGAAAATTGGTGGAGTACGTCGATTGTTCAGGCAAGACCAGTGCCTGGGAGTACAACGAACGCGGCCAGATGATTTGCTTCACGGACGCTGCCGGCCACAGTACCGAATACCGATACAGTGCCGGGCAGTTGACGTTGATCATGCACCCGGACAAGACCGAGGAGCGCTTCGAGCGTGATGCCGAGGGCCGATTGCTGGCCCATGTCGATGGTCTGGACCGTTGCACAACGTGGAAGTACAGCGCGGCGGGGCTGATCGCCGAGCGGGTCGATGCGCTGGAGCATGCCGTTCGTTATCGCTGGGACAAGCTCGGTCGACTTATTGCACTGGAGAACGAGAACGAACGTCGCGCTCACTTCAACTACGATCCGGTCGGTCGTTTGTTGGAAGAAACAGCTTTTGACGGGCGTTCAACCCGTTATTCGTACGAGCCGGAAACCGGGCGGCTCGCGAAAATCCACAACGGTGAACATTGCGTTGAGATTCGTTTTGACTCAATGAATCGTTTGATTGAGCGCAGAGCAACTCTGGGTGATCAGCAGCAAAGCGAAACCTTCGATTACGACGGCAACAGCAAACTGATCATGGCTTGCAACGCCGATAGCCGCTTGCAGTGGTTCCATGATCCGGCGGGCAACATCCTGCGTGAGCATCAACACTATCTGGGCCTCGAGAGCCCGATGGTCGCCATATGGCAGCATGAGTACGATGCACTCAATCAACGCGTTGCAACCCTGCGTCCTGATGGACATCGAGTCAGTTGGCTTACCTACGGCAGCGGACACTTGCTGGGATTGCGTCTGGACGACCATGAACTGGCCGGATTCGAGCGTGATGACCTGCACCGTGAAGTCGCTCGCCATCAGGGAAACCATCTGCTGCAAACGCAGAAATGGGACCCGGCCGGGCGCTTGCAAGCGCAAGTTCTGGAGCGCAGTGCCGATAAGTCCGTGCTGCTCAAGCGTGACTACCAATACGATGCCGCTGGCCAGCTTACGGACATCAATGACAGTCGTCGGGGCCCGCTTTCCTATCGTTATGATCCTGTCGGTCGTTTGATCAGTGCCGCTACGCGTCTAGGGGTCGAAACCTTTGCGTTCGATCCCGCCGGGAATCTCCTGGATGAACGAGCCTTTGAAGTCCGCCGGCCTCTGGACCAAGAGCCGGCGCGAAGCAAGCTGCCGGATAACGTGTTGCGTGAGTACGCGGGCACGCATTATGAGTACGACGAACGCGGCAATCAGATCAAGCGCTGGAGTAACGGCAGTGTCTGCGAAATGCGATGGGACCTGTTCGATCGCCTGGTGCATTTCGAAGATGATCGTCTGTCGGTGGATTATGCGTACGACCCGTTAGGTCGCCGCTTGTACAAAAACTCTCGGGCGCACTACAAGCACCGTCCAGAGGCAGGTTCTCTGTGGAACCGTAATGAACATGCCCGCAAACAGCGTGAGCATGACTGTGGCTTCACGATGTTCGGTTGGGATGGTGACAATCTGGCGTGGGAGAGCAGTCCCCCGCAACTGGATGGCGATACTGGTCGCACGGTTCATTACATTTACGAACCGGGCACCTACAATCCCGTGGCACAGGCGCTGAGTCAGCAGCCTGTTCGTCTGGTGCCTCAACCTGAATACGGTGACGTTTACGCTGCGGACGAAGATCCATTGTGGAATCACGCTCCGGTTCCGCACCCGTTTGATGCGATTGCCTGGTATCAGTGCGATCACCTCGGTACACCCCAGGAAATGACCGATCAGCAAGGCAATGTGGCTTGGAGCGCGCATTACAAAGTGTGGGGGCGAGCGGTTGAACAGCGTTCATCATCAGCGCTGCTGCAAGGGTTGAAAAACCCTATTCGCTTCCAGGGTCAGTATCACGACCACGAGACCGGACTGCATTACAACCGTCACCGGTACTACGATCCAGACGTCGGTCGCTTCGTTTCTCGTGATCCGATCGGGTACGCGGGTGGTATCAACTTCTATCAATATGCAGTCAGCCCCACCCAGTGGGTCGATCCGAACGGTCTTTGCAGCACTGCACTCAATCGGGCACTGGGCGGAAAAACCCATGACAAGATGCAGGCCCATCACCTGATTCCCGAGGAAGTGTGGGGACGGCAGGCCAGCTTCTTCTCGGATATCGGGATGGGTGGAGAACGCGATAAAAAGGAAAACGGATTGTTGATGCCCGACAGTGCCGATCAGGCCAAGAAAACCAAGCGTGTTTTTTACCATTGTGGGTCGCATGGTAAGGTCTACAGCCCGATGGTTGAAAACATGGTAACGACCGTCAGAAGCAAATATGAAGCTGGTGTGATTGACGAAGCGCAGGCGCGAACTCAGATATCCGCGATTCAGACAAGACTGAGAGCCAGTCTTTCCGTGCCTGGCACAACACAGCGCAGACTTAGATAAGCAAGGAGAAGGGATTATGGAATACTTTGTGCTTTCTCAAAAAGAAGAGTCTGGTTGCCCCGTCGGATTCTTGCAGGCGGATCTTTACGATAAATTCTATTCAGATACCAAGGGCGTTGAGCATGGTTTTTTTTCGTGGTACGCGGAGAAAATTCATTACAAAAAACATACGCCTTATCCAGAAGGCATGGTGCTTATTTCCAAAGACAAGTTCTATGACTTTGATATACGTAGCATTGCCCGATTTTATATAGTCAGTGACGAATTCATGTCTGTTTGTAGCGAGATGGATGTTGCTGTTACTGATTCGGTGCCAATCAAGGTGGTTTCCAAAGCTGGAGAAAGTATTTCAACCAGGAACTACAATGCTGTCCTTTTTGAGGAACTGGATGCGCGCTCGCAAACTGACCCGGCATCGACTTTTATAGAGGAGGATGGGTTGATCTTCAGATTCAAAAAGCTTGTATTGCCAGCAGGCTTTAATCGGAATCTGTTCAAGTTCAAGGGGCTGATTTCAGGTAGTAATACGCTTATCTGTTCAAGTGAGTTCAAGAAACTCGCGGAAGGTATCAAAGGGGTAAACTTCACTCCTCTGAAGGATGTGATCTGGTCGGGCGTGAGACCTATCTGACAGCGAGCACAGGGTTTATGAGTTTTTATGTGCTTTCACAGAAAGAGGAGCAAAGCTGTCCTGTCGGGATCTTACGTGCTGATCTTTTCGACAGATATTATTCCTGCACAAGAGATGTTGAATTTGGTTTTTTTTCCTGGTACGCGGAAAGGGGGAAGCCCGGGCCGCGTACACCCTTTCCGGAGGGCATGGTTTTAATCTCCAAAGATGAAAACTATGAATTCGATATTCGCAGCGTTTCGAAATTTTTTCATGTAGTGAGTGACGAATTTTTAGCCGCCTGCAATAGCTTCAATGTGAATATGGTTGATAGCGTCAGGATCGACATGGTTTCGGAGGGCGGAAAAAGCATTTCCTCAAAGCATTACAATGCGGTGTTGTTCGATGAGTTGGATGTACGGACATACTGCGATCCGGCCTCTACGTTTGTAGAGGAAAAGGGCAGGCCGATCCGGTTCAAAAAATTAGTGCTTGCTGAAGATTGGAAATTCGACCTTTTCAAGTACAGAAGACAGGTGTCAGGAAGTGATAGCCTGATCTGTTCTCAGGTGTTCAGAGATGCGGCAATCGATTTCAAGGGTATTGATTTCACCCCTTTGGAAACGGTTGTCTGGTCTGGGATTAGACGAATATGAAAGATGTAAAACCGGATTTTCGCCTGGTCGATAAAACCAGTCCTGTTCATATTCAGGTATTTGCAGGTAATAGCTCTGATGGTCCGGTACACGAGGAACTCCCGGCTCGTGTTGTAGGCGCAACAGCCTATGAACTGCTGTCCTCGCCCGGGCTGGCGCTGAATATGGCCCGCGGAGACGTCATATCGATCAAAAACAAAAACACCCATGCGGTGGTGCTTGAACGAGGTGGTAACTTTTGCATTCACATATACGCCGATTCCATTCCTGCTGCGGATATCGCTGAGCTGGAAGTCGATGTGCGGCGTGAACTGGGTGGAACGCTGGACGGCGTGTTTGAGGGCAATCTTTCGTTGGCCGTTCCAGCGAGCAACGGGATGAACAAGATCAACGAGGTTTTCGACCGGTTTCGCGATAGAACCGGGATTCAATGGTATTACGCCAACATCTATCAGAACCTGGATGACGATGATGACGAGACGCTGTTGAACTGGTGGCTCGAAGGCTGATGACCCTGAGCCACAGGCGCAAAATTCATCATCGATACCCAAGGGTACGAAGACGTGTGGATGGCTGAGTAACCAGGTCAAAGGAGAGACAACATGAAAGACGCAATCCGCCTCGGCGACTCCACCACCCACGGTGGCAAGGTGCTCGAAGCTTTCTCCCGGACCGATCTCAACGGCAAGCCGATTGCCGGGGTCGGTCACAAGGTCAGCTGCCCGTTGTGCAAAGGGATTTTTCCGATTGCCGAG
This genomic window from Pseudomonas kribbensis contains:
- a CDS encoding type VI secretion system tip protein VgrG: MFSPANQAHFNLTIDGADSDFQVLSFTGREALNTPFEFELELVSEKASINLESLLHKLAFLQLSPSGSGIHGLIYSIAQGEAGKRLTRYKISLRPQLSYLAHRFNQRIFQQMTVQQIISQVLEEHGILASDYHFQLSAVYPERIYCTQYDESDLHFVQRLCEEEGIHYHFQHTSSGHKLTFGDDQTVFPKLAPVAYQQDSGLVADKPVVKRFGLRLATRTSRTTRRDYDFVKPKIELESDAKSSAQPDLEDYDYPGRFVDRERGKHLANRNLERHRSDYRLAEGNSDQPILVTGHFLALTDHANPTWNDLWLLTEIFHEGKQPQVLEESVTSDTTDDKDDFHQGYRNRFSAIPWDVPYRPPLDHPKPKVLGSQSAVVTGPEGEEIFCDQYGRVKVQFFWDREGQHDDKTTCWMRVASSWAAETFGSINIPRVGMEVLITFLEGDPDQPLITGCLYHGANLPPYKLPDFKTLATVKSKEYKGSRANELRIDDTTSEISIALRSDHGASAINLGYLTHPRPSGGQPRGEGFELRTDRHGAVRAGAGLLITTEPRPNESKHHKDLPETAERLATASDQQDGFATQAKELQAQEAGDQDDVAKALHAQHQGVLGSGPANLTANEFPEFTEPHLVLASPAGIALTTPRSSHIATGEHLALSSTGHTSFSIGKRLLASASRGMRLFVQSMGWRLVAASGDIDVKALKDSINLLAKLNITANADRITITAKTELVIQGGGSATTYNAGGITHATSGPYTAHAANFAYTGAKSLAGVFPEPPKPGKGNLELFNQYAGRQGIKDGDYEVIDALGKSIKGKLDGKGFASVSGAAPGPARVLFGKDPADTWSEGSYIGKPEWPLSPPGAEDVPSQVQAMVAQALPSKNWDMLEKGKELAQTGMGAMQTAQQVKGVMQGGVAGLPKLASAAMPSASGILGAASKSGKLPSLPAPVLPKSSLETPGLIASEMLS
- a CDS encoding RHS repeat-associated core domain-containing protein; amino-acid sequence: MTTASATQSRESQVAVVPLNQIQVADVGRDAAKFEAWLQEVSGGYVTLERIKYVAGALPVVGNIMALVDVLNDIAVLSRSEKRDPLDWVSLGIDLIGVIPVPANMAAARMSLRPTLYLVRQEMKVAGKALLGDALINVIAGHLNATIVGEIDHFVKTAQSALPDLLDKAGQKGEEFLKQIATGLNAVVDADLDAGADLKRAGKKMDGVGGQLLHDPGKAISNIFDAAFDVYKAAGKGVVNSAAKHLLPREAKKLVHDQTKILVAMGPELKAQLKKLSNPNMPFSIGALLIVLTKAVEAWNLRNRRGVAGHVKVGGTSQAKHRAGEGRTEVRKTEVPAKKKPNAEKNGTCPGTCDSISFAVGSESIAHTDFNLTGPFPIEWTRIYSSDLDAYDQGDLGARWITSFTTRFDLVDGALQFYDADGRSHDYPLPKVDLFHYDAIENLTVVRVSDDKLLLCRGFERKETYVRRGQQFLLVGVELRSGAGIMLHYEHRYGDRTVLSDLITYEGDPGKVHLHLGTMIDGQGRLTGLWEIRDGEPLRQLCSYVYDSAGDLVQAQDENGAAWRYQYQHHLITRYTDRTGRGMNLQWLGHGADAKAVREWADDGSFDTRLEWDENIRLVYVTDALGHETWHYFDSLGYTYRIRHADDRSDWFFRDNAKNVIRHVRADGRSDRYSYDDRSNLLEHIRTDDTVVHFAYDDLDQLIKISDAEGGQWTRAYDEAGNLVESVDPLGNKTEYAYNPAGMPTSVKDANGNEKKLAYNASGKLVEYVDCSGKTSAWEYNERGQMICFTDAAGHSTEYRYSAGQLTLIMHPDKTEERFERDAEGRLLAHVDGLDRCTTWKYSAAGLIAERVDALEHAVRYRWDKLGRLIALENENERRAHFNYDPVGRLLEETAFDGRSTRYSYEPETGRLAKIHNGEHCVEIRFDSMNRLIERRATLGDQQQSETFDYDGNSKLIMACNADSRLQWFHDPAGNILREHQHYLGLESPMVAIWQHEYDALNQRVATLRPDGHRVSWLTYGSGHLLGLRLDDHELAGFERDDLHREVARHQGNHLLQTQKWDPAGRLQAQVLERSADKSVLLKRDYQYDAAGQLTDINDSRRGPLSYRYDPVGRLISAATRLGVETFAFDPAGNLLDERAFEVRRPLDQEPARSKLPDNVLREYAGTHYEYDERGNQIKRWSNGSVCEMRWDLFDRLVHFEDDRLSVDYAYDPLGRRLYKNSRAHYKHRPEAGSLWNRNEHARKQREHDCGFTMFGWDGDNLAWESSPPQLDGDTGRTVHYIYEPGTYNPVAQALSQQPVRLVPQPEYGDVYAADEDPLWNHAPVPHPFDAIAWYQCDHLGTPQEMTDQQGNVAWSAHYKVWGRAVEQRSSSALLQGLKNPIRFQGQYHDHETGLHYNRHRYYDPDVGRFVSRDPIGYAGGINFYQYAVSPTQWVDPNGLCSTALNRALGGKTHDKMQAHHLIPEEVWGRQASFFSDIGMGGERDKKENGLLMPDSADQAKKTKRVFYHCGSHGKVYSPMVENMVTTVRSKYEAGVIDEAQARTQISAIQTRLRASLSVPGTTQRRLR
- a CDS encoding Imm43 family immunity protein, whose translation is MEYFVLSQKEESGCPVGFLQADLYDKFYSDTKGVEHGFFSWYAEKIHYKKHTPYPEGMVLISKDKFYDFDIRSIARFYIVSDEFMSVCSEMDVAVTDSVPIKVVSKAGESISTRNYNAVLFEELDARSQTDPASTFIEEDGLIFRFKKLVLPAGFNRNLFKFKGLISGSNTLICSSEFKKLAEGIKGVNFTPLKDVIWSGVRPI
- a CDS encoding Imm43 family immunity protein, coding for MSFYVLSQKEEQSCPVGILRADLFDRYYSCTRDVEFGFFSWYAERGKPGPRTPFPEGMVLISKDENYEFDIRSVSKFFHVVSDEFLAACNSFNVNMVDSVRIDMVSEGGKSISSKHYNAVLFDELDVRTYCDPASTFVEEKGRPIRFKKLVLAEDWKFDLFKYRRQVSGSDSLICSQVFRDAAIDFKGIDFTPLETVVWSGIRRI
- a CDS encoding DUF4265 domain-containing protein; amino-acid sequence: MVDKTSPVHIQVFAGNSSDGPVHEELPARVVGATAYELLSSPGLALNMARGDVISIKNKNTHAVVLERGGNFCIHIYADSIPAADIAELEVDVRRELGGTLDGVFEGNLSLAVPASNGMNKINEVFDRFRDRTGIQWYYANIYQNLDDDDDETLLNWWLEG
- a CDS encoding PAAR domain-containing protein, which gives rise to MKDAIRLGDSTTHGGKVLEAFSRTDLNGKPIAGVGHKVSCPLCKGIFPIAEGSSTYTVDGVPIALDGMKTACGAALIASGPKGAVVS